The genomic region CCCTATCTATACGTCGAGATGGATATTCTGCTTTTGGTCAAGAGAATCCCAAAGCGTCTTTTCCTGCCGCTGCATTTGCATGGCAGATCCATAATGAAGAATTCTTCAAAGTTAAGTCGGTCAACGAATTGAAGTTAAGACTTTCTTGGGGTGTCAATGGAAACCGAGACATCGGGGTTTACTCAGCTTTGGATAAAATTGGTTCAAACCCTTACTACAACGGCTCTGGAACCCAACAGGGGGTCGTAACATCAACCTTGCCTAATGCTGCGCTTCGGTGGGAAGAAACGGAAGCTTTAAATCTAGGCTTGGACTTATCCATGTTTGACTACCGCTTAAATCTTACAGCAGACGTTTACCAAATGAAAACATCCAATCTGCTTGTTAATCGATCATTGCCGACCATTACAGGTTTCGTGGATGTGATGACCAATATTGGACAACTCGACAATAAAGGTTTGGAACTTTCCGTCTCAACGAAGAATATCCGCAAGGAAAATTTTGATTGGACTTCCAGCCTAAACTTCTCGCTCAACCGAAATAAAATAAAAACCTTATTCGGTGATCAAGCGAAATATATTCTAGAGGGTAAGGAATATTATGGAGAACTTCCGGAATATGGAAATAAATGGTTTCCAGGTAAGTCTCTAGACGCTATTTGGGATTATAGTATTTTGGGTGTTTGGCAGAAAGATGAAGCCGCTGAAGCGTTGAAATATACATTGTATCCGGGCGATTACAAAGCAGAGGACTTGGACGGCAATGGAAAATACGAAGCCTTGCAGGACAAGAAGTTCATAGGCTACACGGAACCTCGGTTTAATATAGGACTTAGAAATGAGGTCAATTTTTTTAAAAATTTTTCTGCTTCAGTTTTTATCAGAGCAGATTTAGGTCATAAACGTCACTTCAACCCCTCATTAGTTGATGTTACTGCGCTTGATCGATTGAGTACTGCGAATTTCCCATACTGGTCACCCGATAATCCGACAAATGATTGGCCTCGATTAGGTTTCCGGAGAACGGCTTACGGAGGTGGTATCATGCCTTATAAATCAACCTCTTTTCTTCGTGTTCAAGATGTTTCTTTAGCATACAATGTGGGTAAAGAGTATCTGCAGGCTTTGAAATTTACGAGTCTTCGTGCATTCATTTCTGCTCGTAACCTATTCACTTTCGATAAATGGCCGGGCGCAGATCCCGAATCTGGCTTTGCTCCAATGCCGCGAACATTCTCGGTGGGTCTAAACATTGTTTTATAATCTAAAAACGGCGATAATCATGAGAATATATAGAGATTTAAAGCACCGTAACATCGTATTTTTTATGATGCTTGTTCAGTTATTATTGATAGGTTGCTCGGACGATTTTTTGAAACCTAAACCAAAGTCCTTCTTCACCGGGCAGAACGTCTTTGTAAATAAACAGGGCTATGACGCTGCGTTAATTACACTTCGCAAGAATTTAAGTATGGAGCAAACCGGGCAGAAGAACTTCTTAGCCCATCAATGGATGGCTTCGGAAGCCGGCTCTCCTTATTTGCCGGGAAGCACTGATTGGCGCTTGCTAACACCTACCGTAGAAGGACATCAAAAGTTTGTTTCTCAAATTAACGAGATGTTTATTATTGTCAAAAACGCTAATACCATTATCTCTCGGATAGACAATATTGAGTGGGAGAAGGAGTCGGACAGAAATCAGATTCTTGCTGAAGCGCTCTGGCACCGATCGTATTGGTATTATCGTTTAATCGGAAACTACGGCGACCTGCCGTTTGTAACCGAAGAAGCGAAAGGCGCCAAATTAGATTATAAGACCCACTCTCGTTGGGCCATATTAGAAAAAATCAAAAAGGATATGGAATGGGCGGTAATCAATATGAAGGAAACGGGTGCTGCGGGTGTGCCGACAAGAGGGGCCGGATATCATCTACTAACGAAAATCTATTTAGCCAACTTAGAATGGGATAAAGCAATTAGTGCCGCGACAAATGTAATCAACGGACCTTATAAATTGATGGCGGAACGTTTCGGGGCCGACGCTGCTGATCCGAAGAAGAATTATATCTGGGATTTACACCGTCCTCAGAATAAGAATATTGCTCAAAATAAGGAGACTATCCTCGCTTTCATCGACCGATACGAAGCTCCGGACGGTGCCAGATCGCCTGGCTTATTCACGGCGCGGGTTTACCATCCAACATGGTGGCATTCTGCAGAGAATGCTCGAGATAAAGATGGCGGCTTAGGATTTATTGATAAGGGGCCGCTTTATGATAGCTTGGGTCGAGGCAATCCAGACTGCTTGTTGAATGACTGGCATGCATACGATATTTGGAAGGATAAAGAGCAACATACCTGGAAGAACACACCAGACTTGAGAAGAGCAGATATTAACTGGTTTGATAGACATGAGTTTATTTACAATAATCCCGCTTCCTCACAGTACGGGAAACCTTTCGACCCACAGAATTTGCCGCATCCTGCAGAACACTTTATTAGAATATATCCCATCCCTTTCTATAAAACCTATGTTCCGAACCATCCGCAGCAGACTAGTCCGCCCATGGGCAGTAACGGTGACTGGTATATCTTTCGCTTAGCGGAAACCTTCCTATTAAGGGCAGAAGCTTATTTCTGGAAAGGCAATACCATGGCTGCTGCGGAGGACATCAATAAAGTCCGCGGAAGAGCAAAAGCGCCGTTAATTACAGCCTCTGATGTTAACATTGATTTTATTTTCGATGAGCGCGCGCGTGAGCTTTTTGGTGAAGAACCTAGACAAAACGAATTGAACCGGGTTTCCTACATTATGGCAAAGCTGGGGCTCAACGGCTATTCCCTAACAAATCTGCATGAGAAAAACTGGTTTTATGATCGCGTGTCGAAGCTGAACAATATTTATTACAACGCCAACTTGATTATTTCAAATACCTACCACATCGAACCCTACAACTTCCAATGGCCAATTGACGATAAAATTATCAATTCCAATACCATGGGAAGAATTAATCAAAATAAAGGATACGTAGGAGCAGAACGTAACGAAGAACCTTTAACGACTATCGATGAATAATATGATTAGAAATACGGTTTCCAGTCAGAAACTCGATTCATCCTAAGTGGATCGCTTGCCTTTCGTTTTACTGATTGTGTTAATCAAATTATATATAACCTAAGCTATAATCAAGATATGATGAAAAATACAACAACAATTCTCTTATGCCTTTGTTTTTGCATGGCTTCTTTGCTGGCCTATGGGCAGGAAGCTAGAAATTACAACGGCGTAGTACAAAATGCGGAAACGGGAGCTCCCTTATCTGGTGTTTCGATCAGCGTGAAGGAGGCGGCGGTGCAGACTGATGAACAAGGAAAGTTCACCATACAGGCAAATCCAGGCGAAAGCTTATCGGCCAGTTTATTAGGTTATGAAACCTTTCGCGTACAATTGGGTAATCAAACCACCTTGCAAATATCATTAAACGAAGTGTCCGCAGAATTAGAAGATGTCGTCGTTATCGGTTATGGTACTGCCAAGAAATCCGACCTGACTGGGGCTGTTGTCCGAGTTTCTATGGAGGACAAAGCGCTACAGGCAAATACCAATTTGCTGCAGTCATTAATCGGTGCTACCTCCGGTGTCAACTTAGAGTCCAGAGGGGGAGCAAGCAGCGAACCATCCTTGTCAATTCGCGGACAAACATCTTTATCGGCTTCCGATAGACCTTTGATCGTTCTTGATGGGGTTATTTACAATGGAAGCATCAATAATATCAACATGAATGATGTAGAAACTGTCGATATCTTGAAAGATGCCAGTGCTGCTGCCGTTTATGGTTCCCGAGCGGCAAATGGAGTGTTATTGATTACAACCAAAAAGGGAAAGACGGAAAAGCCAGTAATAGCTTTCAATACCTATGCAGGAGTCCAGGACATGACCAACAATCCGATGCGCGTGATGGACGGGGAGGAGTTTGCCGTGCGCTTGGTAGACTGGGATTGGCAGAGTA from Sphingobacterium sp. BN32 harbors:
- a CDS encoding RagB/SusD family nutrient uptake outer membrane protein, translating into MRIYRDLKHRNIVFFMMLVQLLLIGCSDDFLKPKPKSFFTGQNVFVNKQGYDAALITLRKNLSMEQTGQKNFLAHQWMASEAGSPYLPGSTDWRLLTPTVEGHQKFVSQINEMFIIVKNANTIISRIDNIEWEKESDRNQILAEALWHRSYWYYRLIGNYGDLPFVTEEAKGAKLDYKTHSRWAILEKIKKDMEWAVINMKETGAAGVPTRGAGYHLLTKIYLANLEWDKAISAATNVINGPYKLMAERFGADAADPKKNYIWDLHRPQNKNIAQNKETILAFIDRYEAPDGARSPGLFTARVYHPTWWHSAENARDKDGGLGFIDKGPLYDSLGRGNPDCLLNDWHAYDIWKDKEQHTWKNTPDLRRADINWFDRHEFIYNNPASSQYGKPFDPQNLPHPAEHFIRIYPIPFYKTYVPNHPQQTSPPMGSNGDWYIFRLAETFLLRAEAYFWKGNTMAAAEDINKVRGRAKAPLITASDVNIDFIFDERARELFGEEPRQNELNRVSYIMAKLGLNGYSLTNLHEKNWFYDRVSKLNNIYYNANLIISNTYHIEPYNFQWPIDDKIINSNTMGRINQNKGYVGAERNEEPLTTIDE